A single genomic interval of Chitinophaga sp. 180180018-3 harbors:
- a CDS encoding AIR synthase related protein, translating into MDNNIYAKRGVSAGKEDVHNAIKNIDKGLFPKAFCKIVPDILGGDDAYCNIMHADGAGTKSSLAYIYWKETGDLSVWKGIAQDAIIMNMDDLLCVGATDNILLSSTIGRNKQLLPGEVIAAIINGTEDILAELRSHGISIWSTGGETADVGDLVRTIIVDSTVTCRMKRADVISNDRIQAGDVVVGLASYGQASYESEYNGGMGSNGLTSARHDVFNKTIATKYPESFDPNIPFELVFSGKKALTDKVAVPGFGDIDAGRLVLSPTRTYAPVIRKVLEQFRPQIHGMVHCSGGAQTKVLHFIEQLHVIKDNLFPIPPLFSLIQEQSGTPWKEMYQVFNMGHRMELYVPEAIAADIINISKSYNIDAQIIGRVEAAEKKKVTVKAPAGVFEYE; encoded by the coding sequence GTGGATAATAACATTTACGCCAAACGCGGTGTTTCAGCAGGCAAGGAAGATGTGCATAATGCCATTAAAAATATTGACAAGGGACTTTTCCCTAAAGCATTTTGCAAAATAGTGCCCGATATCCTGGGTGGCGATGATGCTTATTGCAATATCATGCACGCCGATGGAGCGGGTACCAAGTCGTCACTGGCTTACATTTACTGGAAAGAAACCGGCGACCTCAGTGTCTGGAAAGGAATTGCGCAGGATGCCATCATCATGAACATGGACGACCTGCTTTGCGTGGGTGCTACGGACAATATCCTGTTGTCGTCTACCATCGGGCGCAACAAACAGCTGTTGCCCGGGGAAGTGATTGCCGCCATCATCAACGGTACAGAAGATATCCTTGCAGAACTGCGCAGCCACGGCATCAGCATCTGGTCTACCGGCGGCGAAACCGCCGACGTGGGCGACCTGGTGCGCACTATCATCGTGGATTCTACTGTAACCTGCCGAATGAAACGCGCCGATGTGATCTCCAACGACCGTATTCAGGCCGGCGATGTGGTAGTCGGACTCGCCTCTTACGGACAGGCTTCCTACGAAAGTGAGTATAATGGCGGCATGGGAAGTAACGGACTGACCAGTGCCCGTCATGATGTGTTCAATAAAACCATCGCTACCAAATATCCTGAGAGTTTCGACCCGAACATTCCTTTTGAACTGGTATTCAGTGGAAAGAAAGCGTTGACCGATAAAGTAGCAGTACCTGGGTTTGGTGATATTGATGCCGGCAGGCTGGTATTATCTCCCACGCGTACCTATGCGCCAGTGATCAGGAAAGTGCTGGAACAGTTCCGGCCGCAGATCCACGGCATGGTGCATTGCAGTGGTGGCGCTCAAACGAAAGTCCTGCACTTCATCGAGCAGCTGCACGTTATCAAGGATAACCTGTTCCCCATACCGCCTTTGTTCAGTCTGATCCAGGAACAATCAGGTACCCCCTGGAAAGAAATGTACCAGGTATTCAACATGGGCCACCGCATGGAATTGTATGTGCCCGAGGCCATCGCTGCCGATATCATCAACATTTCCAAAAGCTATAACATCGATGCTCAAATCATCGGACGTGTAGAAGCTGCAGAGAAAAAGAAAGTTACTGTGAAAGCGCCGGCAGGTGTTTTTGAGTACGAATAG
- a CDS encoding M56 family metallopeptidase produces MTTLLLYLAKVTICSAVLYGYYFIALRNHRFHQWNRYYLLLITIVSLLTPLLQIPLSWHARESSRMLAYTGRIVSIREAVIPPAPQGISSGTTINLVYAGIIALLLLRILINLVRILNLVRRSSVQHIPPYQFVQHPGIQAPFSFFSYIFWDQQTSLQSREGQQILRHELVHLQEKHSMDKLFMELVTAVCWINPFFLLIRRELSLVHEFLADKKAAGEEVAGYAQTILQMAFQSKQFSITNDFFHPPIKRRILMLTRLHTPRFSYLRRLLVLPLAIFIFCSLAFVAEKRPPAIRALTATLADHSIITAPPARSKEVFTFVEQPPVFKGGETALAAYLSKHIHYPKAALEKGISGIVYVQFQIDENGLPREIKTVGKTPGYGLDQEAVRVVRQMPAWIPGRHNNENVPVQFNLPVRFVLNESNTTPPSETIHTPDVAETPDVNFTSPEDHREIFTFVETPPTFKGGEEALAKYLSKNIHYPRLAQEMGASGTLFVRFLIEQDGSISDIATVGTKVLGYGLEEEAMRVVKAMPKWNPGLQNGRTVTVQFNLPIRFTLQE; encoded by the coding sequence ATGACCACACTGCTCTTATATCTGGCGAAAGTGACGATCTGTTCCGCGGTATTGTACGGGTACTATTTCATTGCGCTCCGCAATCACCGTTTTCATCAGTGGAACCGGTATTATCTGCTGCTTATCACCATTGTATCATTGCTTACTCCCCTGCTGCAGATACCTTTATCGTGGCATGCCAGGGAAAGCTCCAGAATGCTGGCTTATACCGGCCGGATCGTTAGCATACGGGAAGCCGTTATCCCGCCTGCACCACAGGGCATCAGCTCCGGCACAACCATCAACCTGGTGTATGCCGGCATCATTGCGTTGCTGTTACTGCGTATACTTATAAACCTGGTGCGTATCCTCAACCTGGTTCGCCGCAGCAGCGTACAACATATTCCACCCTACCAGTTCGTACAGCATCCGGGTATACAGGCACCTTTTTCCTTTTTCAGCTATATTTTCTGGGATCAGCAAACTTCCCTGCAAAGCCGGGAGGGGCAACAGATTCTCCGGCACGAGCTGGTGCATCTGCAGGAAAAACACAGCATGGACAAGCTTTTCATGGAACTGGTGACAGCAGTTTGCTGGATCAATCCTTTCTTTCTGCTGATCAGACGGGAGCTTTCGCTTGTACATGAATTCCTGGCGGATAAGAAAGCTGCCGGCGAAGAAGTGGCGGGCTACGCGCAAACCATCCTCCAGATGGCATTTCAAAGCAAACAATTCAGCATCACGAACGACTTTTTCCATCCGCCCATCAAACGGAGAATACTGATGCTGACCCGTCTTCATACACCACGGTTCAGCTACCTGCGCCGGTTACTGGTACTGCCGCTGGCAATTTTTATCTTTTGCTCACTTGCATTTGTGGCCGAAAAGCGCCCACCCGCCATTCGGGCGCTTACTGCCACTCTTGCCGATCATAGTATTATAACGGCGCCGCCTGCACGTAGTAAAGAGGTATTTACCTTTGTAGAACAACCACCTGTATTTAAGGGTGGAGAAACAGCGCTCGCAGCTTATCTTTCCAAACATATCCATTATCCGAAAGCTGCCCTGGAAAAGGGGATCAGCGGAATTGTATATGTACAGTTCCAGATCGATGAAAACGGATTACCGCGGGAGATAAAAACAGTAGGCAAAACGCCCGGCTATGGCCTCGATCAGGAAGCCGTCCGCGTTGTCAGGCAGATGCCTGCGTGGATACCCGGCCGGCATAACAATGAAAACGTTCCCGTACAGTTTAACCTGCCGGTTCGCTTTGTACTCAATGAAAGCAATACAACGCCGCCCTCTGAAACAATACATACTCCTGACGTTGCGGAAACGCCTGATGTTAATTTTACATCGCCAGAGGATCACAGGGAAATATTCACTTTCGTGGAAACCCCGCCCACGTTTAAAGGTGGTGAAGAAGCCCTGGCAAAGTATCTCTCAAAAAACATTCATTATCCCAGGCTCGCTCAGGAAATGGGTGCCAGCGGTACCTTGTTTGTCCGTTTCCTGATAGAACAGGATGGCAGCATCAGTGACATCGCCACAGTAGGTACAAAAGTATTGGGATACGGACTGGAAGAAGAAGCTATGCGGGTCGTAAAAGCAATGCCCAAATGGAACCCGGGCCTGCAAAACGGACGGACCGTGACTGTGCAGTTTAACCTGCCGATACGGTTCACATTGCAGGAATAA
- a CDS encoding bifunctional riboflavin kinase/FAD synthetase, with amino-acid sequence MQVHRDLDHLPEIRNAVITIGTFDGVHAGHRFILQQLKEAAASCNGETVIITFDPHPREVLAPRPNNIRLLTTLSEKIVLLERAGIDHLVVVPFTKAFSEMSARSYLEDFLIARFKPHTIIIGYDHRFGHNREGGLELLEAEQQQYGFKLIEIPQQVVHELTVSSTKIRKSLQEGDISLANELLGYTYFLSGTVVHGDKMGRQLGYPTANLHLTDERKLIPAEGIYAVWAQLSGAPAPVPAVMSIGFRPTFNGTDLRLEVHIFDFNEDIYGQVLTVFFVEYIRSNQKFDNIDALIVQMDKDSVQARATLQLQ; translated from the coding sequence ATGCAGGTTCACAGGGATTTAGACCACTTACCGGAGATCCGTAATGCTGTTATTACGATAGGCACTTTTGATGGCGTTCATGCCGGTCATCGCTTCATTTTGCAACAGCTGAAAGAGGCTGCCGCCAGTTGTAACGGGGAAACCGTGATCATTACTTTCGACCCGCATCCGCGGGAAGTACTGGCTCCCAGACCCAATAACATCCGCTTACTGACCACGCTGTCAGAAAAGATAGTGCTATTGGAAAGAGCCGGTATCGATCACCTGGTGGTGGTGCCTTTTACGAAGGCATTCTCAGAAATGAGCGCCCGCAGCTACCTGGAAGACTTCCTGATAGCGCGGTTCAAGCCGCATACGATTATTATTGGCTACGACCACCGTTTTGGTCATAACCGCGAAGGTGGACTGGAACTGCTGGAAGCCGAGCAGCAGCAATATGGTTTCAAACTGATAGAGATCCCGCAACAGGTAGTACACGAACTGACCGTCAGCTCCACCAAGATCCGCAAGAGCCTGCAGGAAGGAGATATCAGCCTGGCCAACGAATTACTGGGTTATACCTATTTTCTCAGCGGTACGGTGGTGCATGGAGATAAAATGGGCCGGCAGCTGGGATATCCTACAGCCAATCTGCATCTGACTGATGAAAGAAAGCTGATACCAGCCGAAGGTATTTATGCTGTATGGGCGCAGCTGAGTGGCGCACCTGCCCCGGTTCCGGCGGTGATGAGCATCGGGTTCAGGCCTACCTTTAACGGAACGGACCTGCGCCTGGAAGTGCATATTTTTGATTTCAACGAAGATATATATGGGCAGGTACTGACTGTTTTCTTCGTGGAATACATTCGTTCGAACCAGAAGTTCGACAATATAGATGCCCTGATCGTGCAGATGGACAAGGATTCGGTTCAGGCGCGGGCTACCCTGCAGTTGCAGTGA
- a CDS encoding BlaI/MecI/CopY family transcriptional regulator, producing the protein MKQLTKAEEQIMQALWETGPAFVKEIIEVMPEPKPHYNTVSTLIKILMEKGFVDYKAYGKSHQYFALVSKDAYSHKTVNNIVKGYFGGSFSNMVSFFVKEKELSITELEKLVQKIKDSQKHKP; encoded by the coding sequence ATGAAGCAGCTCACCAAAGCAGAAGAGCAGATCATGCAGGCACTCTGGGAAACCGGACCTGCCTTCGTGAAAGAGATCATTGAAGTGATGCCGGAGCCCAAACCACATTACAACACTGTTTCTACCCTGATCAAAATCCTGATGGAAAAAGGATTTGTAGATTATAAAGCATATGGCAAATCGCACCAGTATTTTGCCCTCGTCAGTAAAGACGCCTATAGCCATAAAACGGTGAACAATATCGTAAAAGGCTATTTTGGCGGGTCTTTCAGTAACATGGTGTCTTTCTTTGTAAAGGAAAAAGAACTCAGTATTACTGAGCTGGAGAAGCTGGTACAGAAAATCAAAGATTCCCAAAAACACAAGCCATGA